The nucleotide window CGACGAGTTCCCGGACGCGATGGCGGTCGGCGAGATCTGGGTGACCGACGAGGAGCGGCTGGCGCGCTACCTGCGGCCCGACGAGCTGCACCTGGCGTTCAACTTCCGGCTCGTGCTCACGCACTTCGACGCCGACGCCATGCGCACGGCCATCGAGCGGTCCCTGGCGGTCCCGGCCCGCACGGGCGCCCCGGCAACGTGGACGCTGGGCAACCACGACGTCTGGCGCCAGGTGAGCCGCTACGGCGGCGGTTCCCTCGGCGTGCGCCGCGCGCGGGCGATGGCGTTGGTGGAGCTGGCCTTGCCGGGCGCGGTGTACCTGTACAACGGCGAAGAGCTGGGGCTGGCGAACGTTCCGCTGTCACCGTCGGACATGGCCGACCCGCGGGCCAAGACCAGCGGCGCGAAGTTCGGGCGAGACGTTTCCCGGGTACCGCTGCCGTGGGAGGGCGATCTGCCACCGTTCGGGTTCTCGCGCAACCCGCGCACGTGGCTGCCGATGCCGGCTTCGTGGGCAGGATTGACGGTGGAGAAGCAGATCGAGGACGCGGACTCGACGCTGTCGCTGTACCGCGCGGCGATCGAGCTGCGGAAGACGCACCCGGCGTTCAGCGGGGACGAGCTGGAGTGGTACGGCGCACCGGCCGGGTGTTTCGCGTTCCGGCGGCGTGGGGGTGGGCTGGTTTGTGCTTTGAACACGTCGGCTTCGCCGATTGCGTTGCCGCCGGGTGACGTTTTGTTGGCGAGCAGTCCGCTGGTGGAGGGCAGGTTGCCTGCGGACTCGGCCGCCTGGCTGGTCTGAGGCTTTCCACAATCCGCGGTGGGTGTGGACAACTCGGGCCGGTGGCTGGTTCTTTCGGTTTTTCGTCGGTCGCTGCCGATACGCTGGAAGCGGGGGCAGCCCCCAGGGAGGGCGGGCCGCGCGCTTTTCCGGCCGGGCGCTTTTCCGGCCGGGCGCTTTTCCGGCCGGGCGCTTTTCCGGCCGGCCGGTGGGAGCTGCGTTGTCGTGAACGGGTCGTTCATGACGTTCTTGGTCGAGTTGGTGCCGGTCGTGGGTGGCTTGCGGTCGCGGTGGGGTGAGTGGTGTCGTTGCCGGGGCTATGGGGACGGTTGTTGCGGGCTGTGATGCAGCGAAGGCGGCGTTGGGTGCGTTGA belongs to Amycolatopsis tolypomycina and includes:
- a CDS encoding glycoside hydrolase family 13 protein; the protein is MSRGAWWQDAVFYQVYVRSFADSDGDGVGDLEGIHSRLGYLELLGVDALWLTPFYRSPMADHGYDIADPRDVDPVFGTLGDFDVLLTEAHKRGIKVTVDVVPNHTSNQHAWFKSAMAAKPGSPERDRYIFRDGVGPKGEDPPNNWVSTFGGPAWTRVPDGQWYLHLFAPQQPDLNWANPEVAADLERTLRFWLERGVDGFRIDVAHGMAKPPGLPDMDPRANPLGPSHYYDPRWDHDGVHEIHQMIRKVLDEFPDAMAVGEIWVTDEERLARYLRPDELHLAFNFRLVLTHFDADAMRTAIERSLAVPARTGAPATWTLGNHDVWRQVSRYGGGSLGVRRARAMALVELALPGAVYLYNGEELGLANVPLSPSDMADPRAKTSGAKFGRDVSRVPLPWEGDLPPFGFSRNPRTWLPMPASWAGLTVEKQIEDADSTLSLYRAAIELRKTHPAFSGDELEWYGAPAGCFAFRRRGGGLVCALNTSASPIALPPGDVLLASSPLVEGRLPADSAAWLV